Proteins encoded together in one bacterium window:
- a CDS encoding PLP-dependent aminotransferase family protein: MVSVLPPRPALRERATLLRDLPLDGQGALYDQIYRSIRDAILSGRVAAGTRLPTTRALAEELGVSRNTVVSAFEPLQAEGYVVSRVGAGTFVAPQLDPEGHAGRQTSGDRKGEPSRPAHPPVRLSRYGQRLAERSPRTPYDLLEAQTDLAIDFRPCVPDLERLSYEAWRRHLARTAHYAPPLAFDYADPSGVPELREAIAGYLARARAVYCEPDELVVVGGVAQALDLATRLFVDPGDAVLLEDPHYLGARRHFEAAGAEIVGAPVDREGLDLGRVDREALAQARLAYVTPSHQYPTGVVLSLRRRQALLDWAGANDAYVVEDDYDSEFRYKGRAIPSLKSLDEGGRVLYVGTFSKTLLPSMRIAYLVVPPALRNVFRNAKWLADWSTPSFEQHALARFLESGDFERHLRRARTLYGTSREVLVEALGAAFGDGAARFDDSGAGLHLLVRFPGIPAARLRAIVERASARGVGVYPAAPSYLKPDPGADLELVMGFARLSPESIREGVGILADVLGEVR, translated from the coding sequence ATGGTCAGTGTCCTCCCTCCGCGACCGGCCCTCCGAGAGCGCGCGACGCTCCTCCGCGACCTGCCCCTCGACGGACAAGGCGCGCTCTACGACCAGATCTACCGCTCGATCCGGGACGCGATCCTGTCCGGCCGCGTCGCCGCCGGCACGCGTCTGCCGACCACCCGCGCCCTCGCCGAGGAGCTCGGCGTCTCCCGGAACACCGTCGTGTCCGCCTTCGAGCCGCTCCAGGCGGAGGGCTACGTCGTCTCCCGGGTCGGCGCGGGCACCTTCGTCGCGCCGCAGCTCGATCCGGAGGGGCACGCTGGCCGCCAGACGAGCGGCGACCGGAAGGGCGAGCCGTCGAGACCTGCGCACCCGCCGGTTCGACTCTCGCGCTACGGACAGCGCCTCGCCGAGCGCTCTCCGCGCACGCCCTACGACCTGCTCGAGGCGCAGACCGACCTCGCGATCGACTTCCGTCCCTGTGTCCCGGACCTCGAACGGCTCTCGTACGAAGCGTGGCGGAGACATCTCGCGCGCACGGCCCACTACGCGCCTCCGCTCGCGTTCGACTACGCGGATCCGAGCGGCGTGCCCGAGCTGCGCGAAGCGATCGCCGGCTACCTGGCCCGCGCACGCGCCGTGTACTGCGAGCCCGACGAACTCGTCGTGGTCGGCGGCGTCGCCCAGGCCCTGGACCTCGCGACGAGGCTCTTCGTCGACCCGGGCGACGCGGTCCTCCTCGAGGATCCGCACTATCTCGGCGCGCGCCGCCACTTCGAGGCAGCGGGGGCCGAGATCGTCGGCGCGCCCGTCGACCGGGAAGGGCTCGATCTCGGCCGCGTCGATCGGGAGGCGCTCGCGCAGGCCCGGCTCGCGTACGTGACGCCCTCCCACCAGTACCCAACGGGCGTCGTGCTCTCCCTGCGTCGGCGACAGGCCCTGCTCGATTGGGCGGGCGCGAACGACGCCTACGTGGTCGAGGACGACTACGACTCGGAATTCCGGTACAAGGGTCGCGCGATCCCGTCGCTCAAGAGCCTCGACGAGGGCGGTCGCGTCCTCTACGTCGGGACGTTCTCGAAGACGCTCCTGCCCTCGATGCGGATCGCGTATCTGGTGGTCCCGCCGGCCCTTCGAAACGTCTTCCGCAATGCGAAGTGGCTGGCCGATTGGTCGACCCCGAGCTTCGAGCAGCACGCCCTTGCGCGCTTTCTCGAGAGCGGTGACTTCGAACGTCACCTTCGCCGGGCGCGCACGCTCTACGGGACGAGTCGGGAGGTGCTGGTCGAAGCACTGGGGGCGGCCTTCGGCGACGGTGCCGCGCGCTTCGACGACAGCGGGGCGGGGCTCCATCTGCTGGTTCGCTTTCCGGGGATTCCGGCGGCGCGGCTCCGGGCCATCGTCGAGCGCGCTTCGGCGCGGGGCGTGGGGGTCTATCCGGCGGCGCCGAGCTACCTGAAGCCCGACCCGGGCGCCGACCTCGAGCTCGTGATGGGGTTCGCGCGTCTCTCGCCCGAGTCGATTCGGGAGGGTGTCGGGATCCTCGCCGACGTGCTCGGCGAGGTGCGCTGA
- a CDS encoding methyltransferase domain-containing protein, with translation MLKLIPLILWLTIALSSVGCSGGLAKVDVGKVLTSGRDGWQHPDRVIETLDLRPGDRVAEIGAGDGYWLARLSEAVGPEGRVYAVEVEAELVEALEARVARDGFDNVEVVYGAYTDPRLPDGGIDVALTCLTYHHIEDHVAYFRALRTDLAPDARVVHLDDRPDAPAPISWFQTRGHWTAPARIASEMDEAGYTRTGSFDFLPSQSFQVFVPHESSVAGVASGR, from the coding sequence ATGCTCAAGCTCATCCCCCTCATCCTCTGGCTCACGATCGCCCTGTCCTCGGTCGGCTGTAGCGGCGGCCTCGCGAAGGTCGACGTCGGGAAGGTCCTCACGTCCGGCCGCGACGGCTGGCAACACCCCGATCGCGTGATCGAAACGCTCGACCTCCGACCCGGCGATCGGGTCGCGGAGATCGGCGCGGGGGACGGCTACTGGCTCGCCCGGCTCTCGGAGGCCGTCGGGCCGGAGGGGCGCGTCTACGCCGTCGAGGTCGAAGCCGAGCTCGTCGAGGCGCTCGAGGCCCGGGTCGCGCGCGACGGGTTCGACAACGTCGAGGTCGTGTACGGTGCCTACACGGATCCACGGCTGCCGGACGGAGGGATCGACGTGGCGCTCACCTGCTTGACCTATCACCACATCGAGGACCACGTCGCCTATTTCCGCGCCCTCCGGACCGACCTCGCGCCCGACGCCCGTGTCGTGCACCTCGACGACCGGCCGGACGCGCCGGCCCCGATCTCCTGGTTCCAGACGCGCGGCCATTGGACGGCGCCGGCGCGGATCGCCTCCGAGATGGACGAGGCCGGCTACACGCGCACCGGGAGCTTCGACTTCCTGCCCTCCCAGAGCTTCCAGGTCTTCGTCCCGCACGAGTCGTCGGTTGCCGGCGTCGCGTCGGGGCGTTAG
- a CDS encoding sterol desaturase family protein, with translation MSPNTRPSRTEDVPLRFGEGRISGLASIFLGACALVAALCFHFPEYLTTPELRAGYPLELLRDLLMGGMLLSVACGALSVFLSRSKRLGLTGIGLTLAAQWLGGANIEIEHTTAPVVSFGFDWLVLALLANTIVFVFIERVWPHDPDQLTLRKEWKLDLLYYAFNHVMISVILICTTFFSEGLFGWAVHDGVQGAVRSLPVLLQFGLVLFVADFAQYWGHRLMHENKWLWNFHAVHHCPARMDWLSGSRIHFAEVLFTRSTVLLPIYLLGFSEAAINAYVVWVGIQGVLIHSNTGLRFGFLEYVFTTPHFHHWHHAADSEAIDKNYAANLPLLDMLFGTYHAGAQDRWPETYGVVGKPLPHGFVSQHLYPFIAKPKRQAEAVEGEGQAGAEAA, from the coding sequence ATGAGCCCGAACACCCGACCGTCCCGAACCGAAGACGTCCCGCTCCGTTTCGGCGAAGGCCGCATCAGCGGCCTCGCGTCGATCTTCCTGGGCGCCTGCGCCCTCGTCGCAGCGCTCTGCTTCCACTTCCCCGAGTACCTGACGACCCCGGAGCTCCGCGCCGGCTACCCCCTCGAACTCCTCCGCGACCTGCTGATGGGCGGCATGCTCCTCTCGGTCGCCTGCGGTGCGCTCTCGGTCTTCCTCTCGCGCTCGAAGCGCCTCGGGCTGACCGGGATCGGCCTCACGCTGGCCGCCCAGTGGCTCGGCGGCGCGAACATCGAGATCGAGCACACGACGGCGCCGGTCGTCAGCTTCGGCTTCGATTGGCTCGTCCTGGCGCTCCTCGCGAACACGATCGTCTTCGTGTTCATCGAGCGCGTCTGGCCCCACGATCCCGACCAGCTGACGCTGCGCAAGGAGTGGAAGCTGGACCTGCTCTACTACGCGTTCAACCACGTGATGATCAGCGTGATCCTGATCTGCACCACGTTCTTCTCCGAGGGACTCTTCGGATGGGCCGTCCACGACGGCGTCCAGGGCGCAGTGCGGAGCCTTCCCGTCCTGCTCCAGTTCGGCCTCGTGCTCTTCGTCGCGGACTTCGCGCAGTACTGGGGCCACCGCCTCATGCACGAGAACAAGTGGCTGTGGAACTTCCACGCCGTGCACCACTGCCCCGCGCGCATGGACTGGCTGTCGGGCTCGCGGATCCATTTCGCGGAGGTGCTCTTCACCCGGTCGACGGTCCTCCTCCCGATCTACCTGCTGGGCTTCTCGGAGGCGGCGATCAACGCCTACGTCGTCTGGGTCGGGATCCAGGGCGTGCTGATCCACTCGAATACGGGCCTTCGCTTCGGCTTCCTCGAGTACGTCTTCACGACGCCCCACTTCCACCACTGGCATCACGCCGCCGACTCGGAGGCGATCGACAAGAACTACGCCGCGAACCTGCCGCTCCTCGACATGCTCTTCGGCACGTACCACGCGGGCGCACAGGATCGCTGGCCCGAGACCTATGGCGTCGTCGGCAAGCCCCTGCCCCACGGCTTCGTCAGCCAGCACCTCTACCCGTTCATCGCGAAGCCGAAGCGGCAGGCGGAGGCGGTCGAAGGCGAAGGCCAGGCTGGCGCGGAAGCGGCCTAA
- a CDS encoding enoyl-CoA hydratase-related protein produces the protein MAETTTREFCTTEVDGHVLTVTINRPERMNSLHWMANEELGAVFDEFVADPELWVAIITGAGDRAFSAGNDLKYQAQEAGGEMKSGPASGFGGLTGRYDNTKPVIAAVNGVAMGGGFEIALACDLIIASSNAVFALPEPKVGLAALAGGVHRLPRQIGLKRAMGMMLTGRRVSAEEGERLGFVNEVVEPGELMAAARRWADQIAECAPLSVRATKQAAMDGMRHGSVEDAMADKYPAIRDMVKSEDFVEGPLAFAEKRAPNWKGR, from the coding sequence ATGGCCGAGACGACGACGCGCGAGTTCTGCACGACCGAGGTGGACGGCCACGTCCTCACGGTGACGATCAATCGGCCCGAGCGGATGAACTCCCTCCATTGGATGGCGAACGAGGAGCTCGGGGCGGTCTTCGACGAGTTCGTCGCGGACCCGGAGCTCTGGGTCGCGATCATCACGGGCGCCGGCGATCGTGCCTTCTCCGCCGGCAACGATCTCAAGTACCAGGCCCAGGAAGCCGGCGGCGAGATGAAGTCCGGTCCCGCGAGTGGATTCGGTGGATTGACCGGGCGCTACGACAACACGAAGCCGGTGATCGCGGCGGTGAACGGCGTCGCGATGGGCGGGGGCTTCGAGATCGCGCTCGCCTGCGACCTGATCATCGCTTCGAGCAACGCCGTCTTCGCGCTTCCCGAGCCGAAGGTCGGACTCGCGGCCCTTGCCGGCGGCGTCCATCGGCTCCCGCGCCAGATCGGCCTCAAGCGCGCGATGGGCATGATGTTGACCGGCCGCCGCGTCTCCGCGGAGGAGGGCGAGCGCCTGGGCTTCGTGAACGAGGTGGTCGAGCCCGGCGAGTTGATGGCGGCGGCGCGACGCTGGGCCGATCAGATCGCCGAGTGCGCGCCGCTCTCGGTTCGCGCGACCAAGCAGGCAGCGATGGACGGGATGCGCCACGGCTCGGTCGAGGACGCGATGGCCGACAAGTACCCCGCGATCCGCGACATGGTGAAGAGCGAGGACTTCGTGGAAGGCCCGCTCGCCTTCGCCGAGAAGCGGGCGCCGAACTGGAAGGGGCGTTAG
- a CDS encoding TetR/AcrR family transcriptional regulator, whose translation MARRIPEDRFDDLVRGATQVFIEAGYRRTQMADVANAVGVAKGTLYGYVESKDALFLLCLASADATKPIALPEPLPLPAPAPGEIARRVTEAIGQEVRLPRLEAAMAMRGVDDAAAEARAIVGELFDLMYAKRFGIKLLDRCMDHPEIQGLWQTHGREDVRTRILAYLEARARSGDFRTFEDVRLAARMVIEICTTWAVHIHWDRAPETYDEGLARANAIDFAVRGLLA comes from the coding sequence GTGGCGCGGCGGATCCCCGAAGATCGCTTCGACGACCTCGTGCGCGGCGCGACGCAGGTCTTCATCGAGGCTGGCTATCGCCGGACCCAGATGGCGGACGTGGCGAACGCCGTGGGTGTCGCCAAGGGAACGCTCTACGGATACGTGGAGAGCAAGGATGCGCTCTTCCTGCTGTGTCTGGCCTCCGCCGATGCGACGAAGCCGATCGCGCTTCCGGAGCCGCTCCCGCTTCCGGCGCCGGCGCCGGGAGAGATCGCCCGACGCGTCACCGAGGCGATCGGGCAGGAGGTGCGGCTGCCGCGGCTCGAAGCGGCCATGGCGATGCGCGGCGTCGACGACGCCGCGGCGGAAGCGCGCGCGATCGTCGGCGAGCTCTTCGACCTGATGTACGCGAAGCGCTTCGGGATCAAGCTTCTCGACCGCTGCATGGACCACCCCGAAATCCAGGGGCTCTGGCAGACCCACGGCCGCGAGGACGTGCGGACCCGGATCCTCGCCTACCTCGAGGCCCGCGCCCGGTCCGGCGATTTCCGGACCTTCGAGGACGTGCGTCTGGCCGCGCGGATGGTGATCGAGATCTGTACGACCTGGGCGGTTCACATCCACTGGGATCGCGCGCCGGAGACCTACGACGAAGGGCTCGCTCGCGCCAACGCGATCGACTTCGCCGTGCGCGGACTCCTGGCATGA
- a CDS encoding amino acid permease, whose translation MSRERSGGIGLRAAALLVAGNMIGVGAFTTSGFALADLGSPTQVIVAWVVGGAIALCGALSYAGIAARLPGNGGEYLFLSRAVHPLLGFLAGWVSLFAGFTAPIAVAAHGLEAYLAAALGLEGLPAGLGALAILACGLLHAASRAGGLRLQSGAVAAKLVAIVLFLVLGALAVARPESGTVASTASPPPFQLPAFAVTLVWISFAYSGWNAAVYVAGELDRPTWTLPRALVLGTVAVSLFYVALNAVFVLAAPVEALAGRADVGAVAAEAIGGAWARTALAGIVALGLFTSISAMVMVGPRVYAQMASDGLLPSALAGGDESPRAAIALQVALSVLAYFVADLRALLDYAGFMLGLSAAATVATLFLPAVRRLEGPPVWGAPLVPLVFIGATLGSSAFLVMREPREAAVGLGTVVVGAAVYALMRRERWD comes from the coding sequence ATGAGCCGAGAACGATCCGGCGGCATCGGCCTCCGCGCCGCGGCGCTCCTCGTCGCGGGCAACATGATCGGTGTCGGCGCCTTCACGACTTCGGGCTTCGCGCTCGCGGACCTCGGGTCGCCGACGCAGGTGATCGTCGCCTGGGTGGTCGGGGGCGCGATCGCGCTCTGCGGCGCGCTCTCGTATGCGGGGATCGCGGCGCGCCTACCGGGGAACGGCGGCGAGTATCTCTTCCTCTCTCGCGCGGTTCATCCCCTGCTCGGCTTCCTGGCCGGTTGGGTCTCGCTCTTCGCGGGGTTCACGGCGCCGATCGCCGTCGCCGCCCACGGCCTCGAAGCCTATCTGGCGGCGGCGCTGGGGCTCGAGGGACTGCCCGCCGGGCTCGGCGCCCTGGCGATCCTCGCCTGCGGGCTCCTCCATGCGGCGAGTCGCGCCGGCGGCCTTCGGCTCCAGAGTGGCGCGGTCGCGGCGAAGCTCGTCGCGATCGTGCTCTTTCTCGTCCTGGGCGCTCTCGCCGTCGCGCGTCCGGAGTCGGGCACCGTCGCCTCGACTGCGTCGCCGCCGCCGTTCCAGCTCCCGGCCTTCGCCGTGACCCTCGTGTGGATCTCCTTCGCCTACTCCGGCTGGAACGCCGCCGTCTACGTGGCCGGCGAGCTCGACCGACCGACCTGGACCCTTCCGCGCGCGCTCGTCCTCGGGACGGTCGCCGTCTCGCTCTTCTACGTGGCGCTCAACGCCGTCTTCGTGCTGGCGGCGCCGGTCGAGGCTCTGGCCGGGCGCGCCGACGTGGGCGCCGTCGCGGCGGAGGCGATCGGGGGCGCATGGGCGCGAACCGCGCTGGCCGGGATCGTCGCCCTCGGTCTCTTCACGTCCATCTCGGCGATGGTCATGGTGGGCCCCCGCGTCTACGCGCAGATGGCGTCCGACGGTCTGCTTCCATCGGCCCTCGCCGGAGGCGACGAGAGTCCGCGCGCGGCGATCGCGCTCCAGGTCGCCCTGTCGGTGTTGGCCTACTTCGTTGCCGACCTGCGTGCGCTCCTCGACTATGCCGGCTTCATGCTGGGGCTCTCCGCCGCGGCGACGGTGGCGACGCTCTTCCTTCCGGCGGTCCGGCGGCTCGAGGGCCCGCCCGTCTGGGGGGCGCCTCTGGTTCCGCTCGTCTTCATCGGCGCGACCCTCGGCAGCAGCGCCTTCCTCGTGATGCGCGAGCCACGGGAGGCGGCGGTCGGCCTCGGCACGGTCGTCGTCGGCGCCGCGGTCTACGCGCTCATGCGTCGTGAAAGGTGGGACTGA
- a CDS encoding 3-deoxy-7-phosphoheptulonate synthase — MVLHEIDDVRIQNIRPLMAPEILLEDLPVSDSQNETIFAGRREIERVIDGEDDRLVVIVGPCSIHDPEAGLEYARRLAPLREKYRDDLAIIMRVYFEKPRTTVGWKGLINDPELDGSFSIRNGLRTARRFLLDVTDLGLPTGSEFLDPIMPQFYADLVSWGAIGARTSESQVHRELASGLSMPVGFKNGTYGTVQMAIDAIGAAAGEHHFLSVTKQGIAGIVATNGNPYCHVILRGGTSGPNYDAESIEGVSKLLAAASLPNRIMVDCSHANSGKDHEKQPAVASALAAQVADGNPALFGLMMESFLLDGNQKHSQSQGREGLVYGQSITDKCMSWERTEPIFDELAEAVRKRRAR, encoded by the coding sequence ATGGTTTTGCACGAGATCGATGACGTCCGGATCCAGAACATCCGGCCCCTGATGGCGCCGGAGATCCTGCTCGAGGATCTCCCCGTCTCCGATAGCCAGAACGAGACCATCTTCGCCGGTCGCCGCGAAATCGAGCGGGTCATCGACGGCGAGGACGATCGCCTCGTGGTGATCGTCGGCCCCTGCTCGATCCACGATCCCGAGGCCGGTCTCGAATACGCCCGGCGCCTCGCGCCACTCCGCGAGAAGTACCGGGACGATCTCGCGATCATCATGCGCGTCTATTTCGAGAAGCCGCGCACGACCGTCGGCTGGAAGGGACTGATCAACGACCCCGAGCTCGACGGGAGCTTCTCGATCCGGAACGGTCTGCGCACGGCGCGGCGCTTCCTGCTCGACGTGACGGACCTCGGGCTGCCGACCGGCAGCGAGTTCCTCGATCCGATCATGCCCCAGTTCTATGCCGACCTCGTCTCCTGGGGCGCGATCGGCGCGCGGACGAGCGAGAGCCAGGTCCACCGCGAGCTCGCCTCCGGTCTCTCGATGCCTGTCGGCTTCAAGAACGGGACCTACGGCACGGTCCAGATGGCGATCGACGCGATCGGCGCCGCCGCCGGCGAGCACCACTTCCTCTCGGTGACCAAGCAGGGCATCGCGGGGATCGTCGCCACGAACGGCAACCCCTACTGCCACGTCATCCTGCGCGGTGGGACCAGCGGGCCGAACTACGACGCGGAGTCGATCGAAGGTGTCTCGAAGCTGCTCGCCGCCGCGAGTCTTCCGAATCGGATCATGGTCGACTGCAGCCACGCCAACAGCGGCAAGGATCACGAGAAGCAGCCCGCCGTGGCTTCTGCTCTCGCCGCGCAGGTCGCCGACGGCAACCCGGCGCTCTTCGGGCTGATGATGGAGAGCTTCCTGCTCGACGGGAACCAGAAGCACTCGCAGTCCCAGGGGCGCGAGGGGCTCGTCTACGGCCAGAGCATCACGGACAAGTGCATGAGCTGGGAGCGGACGGAGCCGATCTTCGACGAGCTGGCCGAGGCGGTCAGGAAGCGACGCGCGCGTTAG